From the Brachyhypopomus gauderio isolate BG-103 chromosome 5, BGAUD_0.2, whole genome shotgun sequence genome, one window contains:
- the LOC143515256 gene encoding fibulin-7, which produces MFRALVFLFIFTTCQIFRSLGQECVSRQEVQSTVRQVYKLLSAHETSFIQSLRSLHKKLNLLHDRSVKHSNTSTEAVCPPPKPLANGRILGGVFRVGHEVHSLCQPGFQLSGPETSVCLDSLKWSGEQATCTIVDAGINNDATSSLPTSTTPASMTLISAYVHPSRCIEFQGSMHCTCEPGYSVYSQDRGLCTDIDECEFFRLTQHGRLCLHTCVNTAGSYHCECPRGYRLSRDGRNCQDIDECERGVHNCTHEQVCVNTFGGHRCVEIECPHFRNASYVKTAPLRCERNPCLRGDRACVQAPVSVNFHFMSIVSNMSVPQVLFTLSAARLLGDSLRFSLLARQGVGRLAVQRSDRWSGQLLLLGAVRGPATLQADVEMSELQQGTLLGRYVTKVTLFVSPYSF; this is translated from the exons ATGTTTCGTGCTTTAGTCTTTCTGTTCATTTTCACTACATGCCAGATCTTCAGATCTCTGGGTCAG GAGTGTGTGAGCAGACAGGAGGTCCAGAGCACTGTACGGCAGGTCTACAAGCTGCTCTCCGCTCACGAGACCTCCTTCATACAGAGTCTCCGCAGCCTCCACAAGAAGCTCAACCTGCTACACGACAGATCAGTCAAACACAGCAACACCAGCACAG AAGCCGTTTGTCCACCGCCGAAGCCTCTAGCCAACGGCAGGATTCTGGGCGGGGTGTTCCGAGTAGGTCATGAGGTTCACTCCCTCTGCCAACCGGGTTTTCAGCTCTCGGGCCCAGAGACCAGCGTGTGTCTGGACTCGCTCAAGTGGAGTGGAGAACAGGCAACCTGCACAA TTGTAGATGCTGGAATAAACAACGATGCCACTTCCTCTCTGCCAACGTCTACTACTCCTGCCTCCATGACCTTAATCTCAGCATATGTTCACCCGTCCCGGTGCATCGAGTTCCAAGGCTCCATGCACTGCACCTGTGAGCCAGGCTACAGCGTCTACAGCCAGGACAGGGGCCTGTGCACAG ACATTGATGAATGTGAGTTCTTCCGCCTGACCCAACACGGCCGCCTGTGCTTGCACACCTGCGTGAACACGGCCGGGAGCTACCACTGCGAGTGTCCCAGGGGGTACAGGCTCAGCAGAGACGGCAGGAACTGCCAAG ACATTGATGAGTGCGAGAGGGGCGTTCACAACTGCACacatgagcaggtgtgtgtgaacacattcGGAGGTCACCGGTGCGTGGAGATCGAGTGCCCGCACTTCCGTAATGCATCCTACGTGAAGACTGCTCCCCT GCGGTGTGAGCGGAACCCCTGCCTGCGAGGGGACCGAGCCTGTGTCCAGGCCCCCGTCTCCGTCAACTTCCACTTCATGTCGATCGTGTCCAACATGAGCGTCCCCCAGGTGCTCTTCACGCTGTCCGCCGCCCGCTTGCTGGGTGACTCGCTGCGCTTCAGCTTGCTGGCGAGGCAGGGGGTGGGGCGCTTGGCCGTGCAGCGCTCCGATAGGTGGAGCGGGCAGCTGTTGCTGCTGGGGGCGGTGCGGGGCCCCGCAACG
- the LOC143515257 gene encoding uncharacterized protein LOC143515257 isoform X2, translated as MTLFRSDNRSIKYISMAGDLRSCGHQTGVKRTSEDEYRALDHHAPVSGTSVSNGFGAPKRPRSSSSSSSSTCSAVRFSRKLSSPSSKTGRLTSRGARLRVEELRCIKSELKVIKNQIDELLNRLEHMDTQSRGPSGPAHVSEGRLSQSPVNRAEGSSRSPLRDWLGPEAGEASSEERQTKSHKLYYI; from the exons ATGACTCTCTTCAGGAGTGATAATCGCAGCATCAAAT ACATTAGCATGGCTGGAGATCTGAGGTCCTGCGGACACCAAACAGGCGTGAAACGTACCAGTGAAGATGAGTACAG GGCTTTAGATCATCATGCTCCAGTCTCTGGGACTTCGGTGTCGAATGGCTTTGGTGCTCCAAAGCGTCCACGTTCTTcttcgtcctcctcttcctccacctgtTCAGCCGTGCGGTTCAGCAGGAAGCTCTCCTCACCCAGCTCCAAGACTGGCCGCCTCACTTCCAGAGGAGCTCGCT TGAGAGTGGAGGAGCTGCGTTGTATTAAGAGTGAGCTGAAGGTGATAAAGAATCAGATCGATGAGCTGCTAAACCGCCTGGAGCACATGGACACGCAGAGCAGAGGCCCGTCTGGACCAGCACACGTCTCTG AAGGTAGGCTGAGCCAGTCTCCAGTGAATAGGGCAGAGGGTTCCTCTCGCAGTCCCCTCAGAGACTGGCTAGGTCCTGAGGCTGGAGAAGCCAgcagtgaggagagacag ACAAAGAGTCACAAGCTGTATTATATTTAA
- the LOC143515257 gene encoding uncharacterized protein LOC143515257 isoform X1 — protein MTLFRSDNRSIKYISMAGDLRSCGHQTGVKRTSEDEYRALDHHAPVSGTSVSNGFGAPKRPRSSSSSSSSTCSAVRFSRKLSSPSSKTGRLTSRGARLRVEELRCIKSELKVIKNQIDELLNRLEHMDTQSRGPSGPAHVSAVCVCVCVCVCASEGRLSQSPVNRAEGSSRSPLRDWLGPEAGEASSEERQTKSHKLYYI, from the exons ATGACTCTCTTCAGGAGTGATAATCGCAGCATCAAAT ACATTAGCATGGCTGGAGATCTGAGGTCCTGCGGACACCAAACAGGCGTGAAACGTACCAGTGAAGATGAGTACAG GGCTTTAGATCATCATGCTCCAGTCTCTGGGACTTCGGTGTCGAATGGCTTTGGTGCTCCAAAGCGTCCACGTTCTTcttcgtcctcctcttcctccacctgtTCAGCCGTGCGGTTCAGCAGGAAGCTCTCCTCACCCAGCTCCAAGACTGGCCGCCTCACTTCCAGAGGAGCTCGCT TGAGAGTGGAGGAGCTGCGTTGTATTAAGAGTGAGCTGAAGGTGATAAAGAATCAGATCGATGAGCTGCTAAACCGCCTGGAGCACATGGACACGCAGAGCAGAGGCCCGTCTGGACCAGCACACGTCTCTG ccgtgtgtgtgtgtgtgtgtgtgtgtgtgtgcgcgtcagAAGGTAGGCTGAGCCAGTCTCCAGTGAATAGGGCAGAGGGTTCCTCTCGCAGTCCCCTCAGAGACTGGCTAGGTCCTGAGGCTGGAGAAGCCAgcagtgaggagagacag ACAAAGAGTCACAAGCTGTATTATATTTAA
- the urahb gene encoding 5-hydroxyisourate hydrolase b, with amino-acid sequence MAAHKPGIPLTTHVLNTADGVPGAHIDLSVHRLDPTLVLWNLITIGSTDEHGRCSGLIPTEDFTAGMYKIRFETGQYWEGLGQTSFYPYVEVVFTVTDPEKTFHLPLLLSRNSYSTYRGS; translated from the exons ATGGCAGCACACAAGCCTGGCATTCCTCTTACTACCCATGTACTCAACACTGCAGACGGGGTTCCTGGAGCCCACATAGACCTCAGTGTGCACCGCTTGGATCCTACATTGGTCCTCTGGAACCTCATAACTATAGG GAGCACAGATGAACATGGCCGATGCTCAGGACTAATCCCCACAGAAGATTTCACTGCAGGGATGTATAAGATACGTTTTGAGACAGGGCAGTACTGGGAAGGTTTGGGTCAGACAAGCTTTTACCCATATGTTGAG GTTGTTTTCACCGTAACAGACCCTGAAAAGACATTTCATCTGCCTCTGCTCCTCAGCAGAAACTCCTACAGCACCTATAGAGGGAGTTAG
- the LOC143515257 gene encoding uncharacterized protein LOC143515257 isoform X3, producing MTLFRSDNRSIKYISMAGDLRSCGHQTGVKRTSEDEYRALDHHAPVSGTSVSNGFGAPKRPRSSSSSSSSTCSAVRFSRKLSSPSSKTGRLTSRGARLRVEELRCIKSELKVIKNQIDELLNRLEHMDTQSRGPSGPAHVSGRLSQSPVNRAEGSSRSPLRDWLGPEAGEASSEERQTKSHKLYYI from the exons ATGACTCTCTTCAGGAGTGATAATCGCAGCATCAAAT ACATTAGCATGGCTGGAGATCTGAGGTCCTGCGGACACCAAACAGGCGTGAAACGTACCAGTGAAGATGAGTACAG GGCTTTAGATCATCATGCTCCAGTCTCTGGGACTTCGGTGTCGAATGGCTTTGGTGCTCCAAAGCGTCCACGTTCTTcttcgtcctcctcttcctccacctgtTCAGCCGTGCGGTTCAGCAGGAAGCTCTCCTCACCCAGCTCCAAGACTGGCCGCCTCACTTCCAGAGGAGCTCGCT TGAGAGTGGAGGAGCTGCGTTGTATTAAGAGTGAGCTGAAGGTGATAAAGAATCAGATCGATGAGCTGCTAAACCGCCTGGAGCACATGGACACGCAGAGCAGAGGCCCGTCTGGACCAGCACACGTCTCTG GTAGGCTGAGCCAGTCTCCAGTGAATAGGGCAGAGGGTTCCTCTCGCAGTCCCCTCAGAGACTGGCTAGGTCCTGAGGCTGGAGAAGCCAgcagtgaggagagacag ACAAAGAGTCACAAGCTGTATTATATTTAA